One Betaproteobacteria bacterium genomic region harbors:
- a CDS encoding tripartite tricarboxylate transporter substrate binding protein, with amino-acid sequence MKRWVLCVYGLALSVGVGTLHAQSYPSKAVRMIVPFPPGGGTDYTARLIGQKLSELWGQPVVIENRPGASTIIGSDLVAKAAPDGHTLIMGSVNHTINPHLIAKLPYDTIKDFSPITVCVTASYVLVVHPSLPAKSVKELIALAKARPGEINYSSSGSSGPQHLAGELFKMMAKVDITHVPYKGGGPAVTALVGGHVQMQFSTPVS; translated from the coding sequence ATGAAGCGTTGGGTTCTGTGCGTTTACGGGCTTGCGTTGAGCGTGGGGGTCGGCACGCTGCACGCGCAGTCTTATCCATCGAAAGCAGTGCGGATGATCGTGCCGTTTCCGCCGGGCGGCGGCACCGACTATACGGCGCGGCTCATCGGCCAGAAGCTGAGCGAGCTCTGGGGCCAGCCGGTCGTGATCGAGAACCGCCCGGGCGCGAGCACCATCATCGGCTCCGATCTCGTGGCGAAGGCTGCGCCCGACGGGCACACGCTCATCATGGGCTCGGTGAACCACACCATCAACCCCCATCTCATCGCGAAGTTGCCGTACGACACGATCAAGGATTTTTCTCCGATCACCGTCTGCGTCACCGCGTCGTACGTGCTGGTGGTGCATCCGTCGCTGCCGGCGAAGTCCGTCAAGGAGCTCATTGCACTCGCCAAGGCCCGACCGGGAGAGATCAATTATTCGTCGAGTGGAAGCAGCGGTCCGCAGCACCTCGCCGGAGAGCTCTTCAAGATGATGGCGAAGGTGGATATCACCCACGTGCCCTACAAGGGCGGCGGCCCCGCTGTCACCGCCCTCGTGGGCGGTCACGTGCAGATGCAGTTCTCCACGCCGGTGTC